The following is a genomic window from Synergistaceae bacterium.
ACCGCTTACCCTGTCGGTTGACGAAGAAGGCTCACAGCATGAAGACATACTGCACAGAGTGTACCAGATTCCCTCGAAGAAGAGATTTGAGGGCCTAGTTGATATACTGCTTTGGGAGCATCCTTCACGTTCGCTGGTGTTCTGCCATACGAAGATGGAATCGATAGAGATTGCGCAGAGGCTGCAGGATCACGGCTTCAGGGCTTCGGCACTGCAGGGCGACATGACGCAGGAGGAACGCAACGCCGCTCTTGCCTCGTTCAAGTCGGGGTCTGTGCCGTGCCTTGTGGCTACGAACGTTGCGGCGAGGGGGCTGGACATTGAGGGGGTGAGCCACGTGATTCAGCTCGGACTTCCTGACGACAGAGAGACATTCATTCACCGAAGCGGAAGAACGGGACGCGCCGGACATGAGGGCGTGAATCTCGTTCTGCTGTCTCCGCCGGAAGCCGGTAGGTTCAGAGAGATGCTGAGGGGCACGGAGATTCGCACCGAATGGCGGGACGTGCCGAACATCGAGGAGATCCGCAGTGCGTGGCGTGATGCTGCGGAACAGGACATTTTCGCCGCGCCAATCGACGAATTTTACGGCGAGTGCGTGAAGTGGGCGGCTGACCTCGCGAAACGTGCAGAACCGAAGGTCATCATCGCGAAACTCCTTGCAGTTCTCAGTGCACGGAACAAGGGCTACGCTCTCGACAAGGAATTAGAGCGCGAACAGGCAAAACGCACCCGCAAGCCATCACGTGCTCCGGCCAAGAAGAAGGAAGCCCGGCCTAAGGGAGCATTCCGATACTTCAAGAGCTCGCAGGCTCAGGATGTCGGAAGAGTATTGAACGCAATGTGCCGTGCCCTCAAGGTCGAACGTTCGGAGGTCGGGGCAATCCGGCTGAAGGATAATCACGTGATTGTTGAGCTTATGCCGCTGGCTGTGTCCCGTCTTGAGCAGGGTATAGCTGGGCTGTCGAAGTTCGGGCTGTTCCCTGACGAGGAGAAGAGGCGGGCAAGACGTTGATTAAAGCGCGGGTTAGGATGTTAAGATAAAATAATTCATTTCATGAGGGGGTAAATTTATGTTAGGCGATAACATCAAGAAACTGGGCTTCGGCCTTATGCGCCTTCCGAGAGTTGAGGGCTCTGAAGACGTAATCGACATCGAGCAGGTCAAGCAGATGGTTGATGAGTTCATGGCGGCGGGCTTCACGTACTTCGACACGGCGTGGGCTTATCCCGGAAGCGAGGACGCAATCCGTCAGGCACTGGTTGAGCGTTACCCGAGAGAGAGCTTCCAGCTGGCGACGAAGAATGCCGCGTGGATCGGCTGCAAGACTCAGGACGACGCGCTCGAGCAGTACAGGACATCACTGCGCCAGTCGGGAGCAGGGTACTTCGACTTCTACCTTCTCCACAATCTCGGAGACTCGCGCACAAAGCCATTCGACGACTTCGACCTCTGGAATTATTTCCTCAACGAGAAGAAGGAAGGCAGGATTAAGCATTTGGGCTTCTCGTTCCACTCAACACCCGAGCAGTTAGACGAGATTCTGAACGCGCACCCAGAAGCGGAGTTCGTACAGCTCCAGATAAACTACGGCGACTGGGAGAACCCCGCGATACAGTCCAGAGCGTGCTACGAGGTTGCGCGCAAGCACGGGAAGCCCGTCATCGTCATGGAACCCGTGAAGGGCGGAAACTTGGCCACGCCTCCCGAGAGCGTAGAGAGAATCCTCAAGGCAGCAGAGCCGGAGTCTTCCTGCGCGTCGTGGGCTGTGAGGTTCGCGGCAGACCTTGACGGCGTTATGGTAGTCCTGTCGGGAATGTCGAAC
Proteins encoded in this region:
- a CDS encoding DEAD/DEAH box helicase, with product MDFSNYGLRKELLSALNERGFTSPMEVQDRVLSEDWNSDLIVRAKTGSGKTLAFLLPLFQELAIGERTPRILVLAPTRELAQQTANEAEFLGRFLRISCASLVGGMDIVSQLKALKHGAAIIAGTPGRVRDHIQRGSLKTDGIASVVLDEGDLMLDMGFREELEAILDAIPEGRRWLFSATMPDDVKALAQKYLHEPLTLSVDEEGSQHEDILHRVYQIPSKKRFEGLVDILLWEHPSRSLVFCHTKMESIEIAQRLQDHGFRASALQGDMTQEERNAALASFKSGSVPCLVATNVAARGLDIEGVSHVIQLGLPDDRETFIHRSGRTGRAGHEGVNLVLLSPPEAGRFREMLRGTEIRTEWRDVPNIEEIRSAWRDAAEQDIFAAPIDEFYGECVKWAADLAKRAEPKVIIAKLLAVLSARNKGYALDKELEREQAKRTRKPSRAPAKKKEARPKGAFRYFKSSQAQDVGRVLNAMCRALKVERSEVGAIRLKDNHVIVELMPLAVSRLEQGIAGLSKFGLFPDEEKRRARR
- a CDS encoding aldo/keto reductase, which gives rise to MLGDNIKKLGFGLMRLPRVEGSEDVIDIEQVKQMVDEFMAAGFTYFDTAWAYPGSEDAIRQALVERYPRESFQLATKNAAWIGCKTQDDALEQYRTSLRQSGAGYFDFYLLHNLGDSRTKPFDDFDLWNYFLNEKKEGRIKHLGFSFHSTPEQLDEILNAHPEAEFVQLQINYGDWENPAIQSRACYEVARKHGKPVIVMEPVKGGNLATPPESVERILKAAEPESSCASWAVRFAADLDGVMVVLSGMSNLEQMRDNLSYMKTFTHLSAEEKKVIDEARVALAKVPVIPCTTCNYCAKVCPMDIGISASFTSLNMYTLYGNLESAKNNEKWNVEGMGHKHASKCIKCGKCEAACPQHIKIRDELVRVSKTFGV